The following are encoded together in the Neofelis nebulosa isolate mNeoNeb1 chromosome 9, mNeoNeb1.pri, whole genome shotgun sequence genome:
- the MRPL35 gene encoding large ribosomal subunit protein bL35m isoform X2, which translates to MGFKYSIFLLPPGVLQPLNVLVSSACQNGVKNACLSSALSIRHFSSLQTPVVSSAPRLATSVRNLTCGHTAAILNRAAPLLPNVLKLPVRTVTYFSSRKGKRKTVKAVIYRFLRLHSGLWLRRKAGYKKKLWKKTTARKRRLREFVFCNKTQSKLLDKMTTSFWKRRNWYADDPYQKYHDRTNLKV; encoded by the exons atgggTTTTAAGTATTCAATCTTTCTCCTGCCCCCAG GAGTCTTACAGCCCCTGAATGTTTTGGTGTCTTCAGCCTGTCAAAACGGTGTCAAGAATGCCTGTCTTAGTTCTGCACTGTCCATCCGGCATTTTAGTTCTCTGCAGACACCAGTTGTTTCCTCTGCTCCCAGACTTGCCACGTCTGTCAGAAACCTGACGTGTGGACATACTGCAGCAATCCTCAATAG agcgGCCCCCTTGCTTCCAAATGTCCTGAAGCTACCAGTCAGAACCGTAACATACTTCAGTTCacggaaagggaagagaaagactgTGAAAGCTGTCATCTACAGGTTTCTTCGACTTCATTCTGGCCTGTGGCTAAGGAGGAAG GCTGGttataagaaaaaattatggaaaaagacgACTGCAAGAAAAAGGCGCTTGAGGGAATTCGTGTTCTGCAATAAAACCCAGAGTAAGCTCTTAGATAAAATGACAACGTCTTTTTGGAAGAGGCGAAACTGGTATGCTGACGATCCTTATCAGAAGTATCATGATCGGACAAACCTGAAAGTCTAG
- the MRPL35 gene encoding large ribosomal subunit protein bL35m isoform X1, with protein sequence MAASAFARAFRAASGVLQPLNVLVSSACQNGVKNACLSSALSIRHFSSLQTPVVSSAPRLATSVRNLTCGHTAAILNRAAPLLPNVLKLPVRTVTYFSSRKGKRKTVKAVIYRFLRLHSGLWLRRKAGYKKKLWKKTTARKRRLREFVFCNKTQSKLLDKMTTSFWKRRNWYADDPYQKYHDRTNLKV encoded by the exons ATGGCGGCCTCTGCCTTTGCCCGTGCCTTCAGAGCTGCATCAG GAGTCTTACAGCCCCTGAATGTTTTGGTGTCTTCAGCCTGTCAAAACGGTGTCAAGAATGCCTGTCTTAGTTCTGCACTGTCCATCCGGCATTTTAGTTCTCTGCAGACACCAGTTGTTTCCTCTGCTCCCAGACTTGCCACGTCTGTCAGAAACCTGACGTGTGGACATACTGCAGCAATCCTCAATAG agcgGCCCCCTTGCTTCCAAATGTCCTGAAGCTACCAGTCAGAACCGTAACATACTTCAGTTCacggaaagggaagagaaagactgTGAAAGCTGTCATCTACAGGTTTCTTCGACTTCATTCTGGCCTGTGGCTAAGGAGGAAG GCTGGttataagaaaaaattatggaaaaagacgACTGCAAGAAAAAGGCGCTTGAGGGAATTCGTGTTCTGCAATAAAACCCAGAGTAAGCTCTTAGATAAAATGACAACGTCTTTTTGGAAGAGGCGAAACTGGTATGCTGACGATCCTTATCAGAAGTATCATGATCGGACAAACCTGAAAGTCTAG